Proteins encoded in a region of the Bacillus methanolicus genome:
- the polX gene encoding DNA polymerase/3'-5' exonuclease PolX, with product MGVNKKDVIRLLESIAIYMELKGENPFKVSAFRKAAAALEADDRSLTEIKDFTSLSGIGKGTAAVIEEYVQEGKSSVLMELQEEVPKGLIPLLQIQGLGGKKIAKLYKELGIESAGDLETACREGKVRELAGFGKKTEEKILAELEKSGSKPERLPVAFMIPIAESIEEKLANFPEIEKFSRAGSLRRMRETVKDLDFIIATNEPISVKEKLLTLPNIKETIATGDTKVSLIFDYDYDVSVDFRLVKPAQFATALHHFTGSKEHNVRMRQLAKERGEKISEYGVENTKTGKILTFSTEEEFYHHFGLPFIPPEIREDGREVDEFTTDMQFISLEDMKGDLHLHTTWSDGAHSIEEMVEACRKRGYQYLAITDHSRYLKVANGLTPERLRKQKEEIKKLNEKYDDIKILSGVEMDILPDGTLDYDDELLAEMDLVIASIHSSFSQPKEKIMSRLKTALLNAHVDIITHPTGRLIGRREGYQVDIDMLIELAKETNTALELNANPNRLDLAAEHLKKAQEKGVMIAINTDAHNMDTLSHMEIGVSAARKGWIQKSSVLNALDINKLLDFLYRRNEKQQ from the coding sequence ATGGGTGTAAATAAAAAGGATGTCATTCGTTTATTGGAATCAATTGCTATTTATATGGAATTAAAAGGAGAAAATCCATTTAAAGTTTCGGCGTTCAGAAAGGCAGCTGCTGCATTGGAAGCTGATGACAGGAGTTTAACAGAGATTAAAGATTTTACATCACTTTCAGGGATTGGAAAAGGTACGGCAGCAGTTATTGAAGAGTATGTACAAGAAGGAAAATCCTCTGTCCTTATGGAACTTCAGGAAGAAGTTCCGAAAGGATTAATTCCGCTTTTGCAAATTCAGGGTCTTGGCGGCAAAAAAATTGCCAAACTTTATAAAGAACTAGGAATTGAAAGCGCCGGAGATTTGGAAACAGCATGCCGCGAAGGAAAAGTAAGAGAATTGGCCGGCTTTGGCAAAAAAACAGAAGAAAAAATCCTTGCGGAATTAGAAAAATCAGGGTCAAAACCTGAACGCCTGCCGGTTGCTTTTATGATTCCGATCGCTGAATCGATTGAAGAAAAGCTCGCGAACTTCCCGGAAATTGAAAAATTCTCAAGGGCCGGAAGCTTGCGAAGAATGAGAGAAACTGTGAAAGATCTTGATTTTATTATCGCAACAAATGAACCCATCTCTGTTAAGGAAAAATTACTGACGCTTCCGAACATAAAAGAAACAATAGCGACAGGAGACACAAAGGTTTCACTTATTTTTGATTACGATTACGATGTTTCTGTTGATTTCCGGCTTGTGAAACCTGCACAATTTGCGACTGCCCTCCATCATTTTACAGGCTCGAAAGAACATAATGTGCGAATGAGGCAGCTGGCTAAAGAACGGGGCGAAAAAATAAGCGAATATGGTGTCGAAAATACGAAAACTGGGAAAATACTTACCTTTTCTACTGAAGAAGAATTTTATCATCATTTCGGTCTGCCTTTTATTCCGCCGGAAATTAGGGAAGATGGCCGGGAAGTTGATGAATTTACAACAGATATGCAATTCATTTCCCTTGAAGATATGAAAGGTGACCTCCATTTGCACACGACATGGAGCGATGGGGCCCACTCGATAGAGGAAATGGTGGAAGCATGCCGAAAAAGAGGCTATCAATATTTAGCTATAACAGATCATTCCCGGTATTTAAAAGTAGCCAATGGGTTAACACCTGAAAGACTGAGGAAACAAAAAGAGGAAATAAAAAAACTGAACGAAAAGTATGATGATATCAAGATTCTTTCCGGTGTGGAAATGGATATATTGCCTGACGGTACACTAGATTATGACGATGAATTGCTTGCAGAAATGGATCTTGTCATCGCTTCGATTCATTCGTCTTTTTCTCAGCCGAAAGAAAAAATCATGTCGCGACTCAAAACAGCTCTTTTAAATGCTCACGTCGATATTATCACCCATCCAACGGGAAGGTTGATCGGACGGCGTGAAGGCTATCAAGTCGATATCGATATGCTGATTGAACTGGCGAAGGAAACAAATACGGCGCTCGAGCTTAATGCAAACCCGAATCGTCTCGACCTGGCTGCAGAGCATTTGAAAAAAGCTCAAGAAAAAGGAGTCATGATCGCTATCAATACGGATGCGCATAATATGGACACTCTTTCCCATATGGAAATCGGAGTATCAGCTGCAAGAAAAGGATGGATTCAAAAAAGCTCTGTGCTGAATGCTTTAGACATAAATAAATTGCTTGATTTTCTGTACCGCCGGAATGAAAAGCAACAATGA
- a CDS encoding CvpA family protein, whose product MLDLAIFIILVFGFLIGLKRGFILQLIHLTGFIIAFIIARMYYEELAPKLTLWIPYPALSSDSPLKMLLENENLENAFYRAIAFAAIFFAVKILLQIIGSMLDFVAHLPVLRQLNIFAGGFLGFAEVYLIMFILLYIAALLPIEAIQETLANSFFAKNIVENTPILSQQIKELWIEYVSA is encoded by the coding sequence ATGCTGGATCTCGCTATATTTATTATCTTAGTCTTCGGATTTTTAATAGGGTTAAAGAGAGGCTTTATCCTTCAATTAATTCACCTTACCGGCTTCATTATAGCCTTTATTATCGCAAGGATGTATTACGAAGAGCTTGCTCCTAAGCTGACCTTGTGGATTCCATATCCTGCTCTAAGCAGCGATTCTCCTTTAAAGATGCTGCTAGAAAATGAGAATTTAGAAAATGCATTTTATCGGGCGATTGCATTTGCCGCGATCTTTTTTGCTGTAAAAATTTTGCTGCAAATCATCGGTTCCATGCTCGATTTTGTTGCTCATTTGCCGGTTTTAAGACAGTTGAACATTTTTGCAGGGGGATTTCTTGGTTTTGCGGAAGTCTATCTTATTATGTTCATTTTATTATATATAGCTGCCCTGTTGCCAATCGAAGCAATCCAGGAGACGCTCGCCAATTCTTTTTTTGCGAAAAATATAGTTGAAAATACTCCCATTCTCTCGCAGCAAATAAAAGAACTCTGGATTGAATATGTTTCGGCATAA
- the zapA gene encoding cell division protein ZapA, whose protein sequence is MSDAQKNRITVEIYGQQYVIVGYESTSHIRLVASIVDDKMREISSKNPSLDTSKLAVLTAVNAVNDYLKIKDRLERLENELKRVKD, encoded by the coding sequence TTGTCAGATGCACAAAAAAATCGTATTACAGTTGAAATATACGGGCAACAATATGTCATTGTAGGCTATGAAAGCACAAGTCATATTCGCCTGGTTGCCTCTATTGTTGACGATAAAATGCGTGAAATCAGCTCCAAGAATCCTTCACTCGATACTAGCAAATTAGCCGTATTAACTGCAGTTAATGCTGTAAATGATTATTTAAAAATAAAGGATCGGCTAGAAAGGCTGGAAAACGAATTAAAAAGAGTAAAGGACTGA
- the rnhC gene encoding ribonuclease HIII: MSNVVLKKDRLELEQIRKYYENYLIEKVPQGGLFSAKTANCTITAYKSGKIMFQGNGAEAEAKRWGEVEQPVSSNPAVVSGNLPSEISSMSVIGSDEVGTGDYFGPITVVAAYVKKEDIPLLKDLGVKDSKHLSDEKIINIAKQLINIVPHSLLTLHNEKYNQLQQSGMSQGKMKALLHNQAIGHVLNKIAPEKPEAILIDQFVKEDIYFQHIKNQPAIQRDLVYFSTKAEGIHVSVAAASIIARYAFIRHFEKLSEAAGFTLPKGAGQRVDEAAAKLIKGKGRESLSKFVKLHFANTEKAIQLSKKM; the protein is encoded by the coding sequence TTGAGTAATGTTGTGTTGAAAAAAGACAGATTAGAACTTGAGCAAATAAGAAAATACTATGAAAATTATTTAATAGAAAAAGTACCCCAGGGAGGGCTATTTTCTGCAAAAACCGCAAACTGTACCATTACAGCCTATAAATCCGGAAAAATTATGTTTCAAGGAAATGGTGCGGAAGCGGAAGCGAAAAGATGGGGTGAAGTGGAACAGCCCGTTTCTTCAAATCCTGCCGTCGTTTCTGGAAACCTACCTTCTGAAATAAGCTCCATGTCTGTTATAGGCTCCGATGAGGTAGGCACCGGGGATTATTTTGGCCCGATTACAGTGGTTGCAGCTTATGTAAAAAAAGAAGATATTCCGCTTCTGAAAGACTTGGGTGTAAAGGATTCAAAACATTTATCAGATGAGAAGATCATTAATATTGCTAAACAGTTAATCAATATTGTCCCTCACAGCCTGTTGACTTTGCACAATGAAAAATATAATCAATTGCAGCAATCAGGGATGTCACAGGGGAAAATGAAAGCATTGCTGCATAATCAGGCGATCGGCCATGTTTTAAATAAAATTGCCCCTGAAAAGCCGGAAGCCATTCTCATCGACCAGTTTGTCAAAGAAGACATCTATTTTCAGCATATTAAGAACCAGCCGGCCATACAGAGAGACCTGGTTTATTTCAGCACGAAGGCAGAGGGAATTCACGTCTCTGTCGCAGCTGCTTCCATCATCGCACGCTATGCCTTTATCCGACACTTTGAAAAATTAAGCGAAGCTGCAGGGTTTACGCTCCCAAAAGGGGCAGGCCAACGGGTTGACGAGGCAGCAGCAAAGTTAATCAAAGGAAAAGGCCGGGAGTCACTTTCAAAATTTGTGAAACTCCATTTTGCAAATACGGAAAAGGCAATCCAATTGTCGAAAAAAATGTAA
- the pheT gene encoding phenylalanine--tRNA ligase subunit beta, which produces MFVSYKWLQEYVDLSGITAEELAEKITKSGIEVEGVETLNEGIKGVVVGHVMEREQHPNADKLSKCLVDIGEGDPVQIICGAPNVAKGQKVAVAKVGAVLPGNFKIKRAKLRGEESNGMICSLQELGIESKLVAKEYAEGIFVFPNDAQVGEDAIALLNRDDKVLELGLTPNRSDCLSMLGVAYEVAAILGKEVKLPAIEIQPSSEKASDYIKVSVEAVEENPLYVAKVIKNVKIGPSPLWMQGRLMAAGIRPHNNVVDITNYILLEYGQPLHAFDYDRLGSKEILVRRAKDGEIIETLDGVKRELTSDHLVITNGTVPVALAGVMGGANSEVQADTTTVLLESAYFNGATVRKASKDHGLRSEASARFEKGVDPNRVREAAERAADLMVKYAGGEVLEGAVEADNLHIKPAVVSVTMEKINRVLGTDLTMEQVEEIFARLQFETTRDNEQITVTVPTRRGDITIEEDLIEEVARLYGYDNLPKTLPISASTPGKLTDYQKKRRIVRRFLEGAGLYQAVTYSLTSEEKAGQYALEKREPIKLAMPMSEDRSRLRLSIVPQLLEVLKYNLARQIDSVALYEIGSVFLASGSDELPEEREHAAAAVTGLWHVHPWQGEKKPVDFFVMKGILEGLFACLGLENDIEFRQANVEGMHPGRTAEVYLKGNRAGFIGQIHPNIQKEMDLKETYVFELSLKMILEAETAPLHYEPIPRFPSITRDIALVVDKEKTAGELKNIIKEAGGSLLKEVQVFDLYEGEHMESGKKSIAFSLKYYDPERTLTDEDVSKAHEKVLQAVKEQAGAVLRG; this is translated from the coding sequence ATGTTCGTATCATATAAATGGCTGCAGGAATATGTGGATTTATCAGGAATTACAGCAGAAGAACTGGCTGAGAAAATCACGAAAAGCGGCATTGAAGTTGAAGGTGTTGAAACGCTGAACGAAGGCATAAAAGGTGTAGTTGTCGGCCATGTAATGGAGCGGGAACAGCACCCGAATGCAGATAAATTAAGTAAATGTTTAGTGGATATCGGCGAAGGTGACCCGGTCCAAATTATTTGTGGAGCGCCAAATGTCGCCAAAGGCCAAAAAGTGGCTGTTGCCAAAGTTGGTGCCGTGCTTCCGGGCAATTTTAAAATCAAGCGGGCAAAGCTGCGCGGAGAAGAATCAAATGGCATGATTTGTTCCCTTCAGGAGCTTGGAATCGAAAGCAAACTCGTTGCAAAGGAATATGCTGAAGGAATTTTCGTATTTCCGAACGATGCTCAAGTAGGGGAGGATGCAATAGCTCTTCTTAATCGAGACGACAAAGTGCTTGAGCTCGGTCTGACTCCAAATCGCTCTGACTGTTTAAGCATGCTGGGTGTTGCTTATGAAGTTGCGGCAATTTTAGGAAAAGAGGTAAAACTTCCTGCCATTGAAATTCAACCTTCATCTGAGAAAGCATCCGATTATATAAAAGTAAGTGTGGAGGCTGTCGAAGAAAATCCACTGTATGTAGCAAAAGTGATTAAAAATGTAAAAATCGGCCCGTCACCATTATGGATGCAAGGAAGGTTAATGGCTGCAGGAATCCGCCCTCATAATAATGTAGTCGACATTACGAATTACATTTTGCTTGAGTATGGCCAGCCGCTTCATGCATTCGATTATGACCGCCTCGGTTCGAAAGAAATACTCGTGCGCCGTGCGAAAGACGGGGAAATCATTGAAACACTTGATGGTGTAAAACGGGAATTAACTTCTGATCACCTCGTGATTACAAACGGAACAGTTCCGGTTGCACTTGCGGGAGTTATGGGCGGCGCAAATTCGGAAGTGCAGGCTGATACAACAACAGTTCTCTTAGAGTCCGCCTATTTCAATGGAGCAACCGTTAGAAAAGCTTCTAAGGATCACGGATTGCGAAGCGAAGCAAGCGCTCGGTTTGAAAAAGGGGTCGATCCAAACAGAGTAAGGGAGGCAGCAGAGAGAGCGGCTGATTTAATGGTAAAATACGCCGGCGGCGAAGTGCTGGAAGGAGCAGTTGAAGCAGACAATCTGCATATAAAACCGGCTGTCGTCTCGGTTACGATGGAGAAAATCAACAGAGTGCTTGGCACCGATTTAACGATGGAACAGGTTGAGGAAATTTTTGCACGCCTTCAATTTGAAACGACTAGAGATAATGAGCAGATTACAGTTACCGTACCGACCCGCCGCGGAGATATTACGATTGAGGAAGACTTGATCGAAGAAGTTGCAAGATTATACGGGTACGATAACTTGCCAAAAACTTTGCCTATTAGTGCTTCCACTCCTGGTAAACTTACTGATTATCAAAAGAAACGACGGATTGTCCGCCGTTTCTTGGAAGGTGCCGGTCTTTACCAGGCTGTGACTTATTCGTTAACGAGCGAAGAAAAAGCGGGTCAATACGCGTTGGAAAAACGTGAGCCAATTAAGCTTGCAATGCCGATGAGTGAAGACAGAAGCAGGCTTCGGTTAAGCATCGTGCCGCAGCTTCTTGAAGTTTTAAAATATAATCTCGCCCGTCAGATTGACAGTGTTGCTCTATATGAAATCGGCTCTGTATTTTTAGCGAGCGGTTCAGACGAATTACCGGAAGAAAGGGAGCATGCAGCAGCTGCTGTAACTGGATTGTGGCATGTTCATCCTTGGCAAGGGGAAAAGAAACCGGTTGACTTCTTTGTTATGAAAGGAATTCTTGAAGGATTATTCGCTTGTCTTGGCCTTGAAAACGACATTGAGTTCCGCCAAGCGAACGTAGAAGGCATGCATCCGGGAAGAACGGCAGAAGTATATCTAAAAGGCAATAGAGCAGGATTTATTGGACAAATTCATCCAAACATTCAAAAAGAAATGGATTTAAAAGAAACGTATGTATTTGAGTTGTCGTTAAAAATGATTTTAGAAGCTGAAACTGCTCCGCTGCATTATGAACCGATCCCACGCTTCCCGTCGATTACAAGGGATATCGCGCTCGTGGTTGATAAAGAGAAAACAGCAGGAGAGCTTAAAAACATTATTAAAGAAGCAGGCGGAAGTTTGCTGAAAGAAGTTCAAGTGTTTGACCTTTATGAAGGCGAGCATATGGAGTCCGGAAAGAAATCGATTGCGTTCTCTCTAAAATATTATGATCCGGAACGTACGTTGACAGATGAGGACGTCAGCAAGGCACATGAAAAAGTATTACAAGCAGTGAAAGAACAGGCAGGAGCCGTTTTGCGCGGATAA
- the pheS gene encoding phenylalanine--tRNA ligase subunit alpha, which yields MQERLKELQKEALAKVEKASDLKELNEIRVSYLGKKGPITEVLKGMGKLSAEERPVMGALANEVRDSISSAIESKQKSLEEAAIQQKLASESIDVTLPGRPVKIGNHHPLTRIIEEIEDLFIGMGYAVAEGPEVEKDYYNFEALNLPKGHPARDMQDSFYITEEILLRTHTSPVQARTLEKHQGKGPVKIICPGKVYRRDNDDATHSHQFMQIEGLVVDENIRMSDLKGTLEVFAKKMFGEDREIRLRPSFFPFTEPSVEMDISCKICSGKGCSVCKGTGWIEILGAGMVHPNVLEMAGFDSKKYTGFAFGMGPERIAMLKYGIDDIRHFYTNDIRFLKQFSVIE from the coding sequence ATGCAAGAGCGGTTAAAAGAATTGCAGAAAGAAGCACTGGCGAAAGTCGAGAAAGCTTCTGACCTGAAAGAGTTAAATGAAATTCGTGTATCTTATCTAGGAAAAAAAGGCCCGATCACGGAAGTTCTTAAAGGAATGGGCAAATTATCAGCCGAAGAGCGGCCGGTGATGGGGGCTCTCGCAAATGAGGTGCGTGATTCAATCAGTTCCGCGATTGAGAGCAAACAAAAGTCCCTTGAAGAAGCGGCGATCCAGCAAAAACTTGCTTCAGAATCGATAGATGTAACACTTCCCGGCCGGCCTGTTAAAATCGGCAACCATCATCCGTTAACAAGGATTATTGAAGAGATCGAAGATTTATTTATCGGCATGGGTTATGCCGTTGCAGAAGGTCCTGAAGTGGAAAAAGACTACTATAACTTTGAAGCTTTGAATCTCCCGAAAGGGCATCCTGCTCGTGATATGCAAGATTCTTTCTATATTACCGAAGAAATTTTGCTGCGGACCCACACATCACCTGTTCAGGCCCGGACACTGGAAAAACATCAAGGCAAAGGACCGGTAAAAATTATTTGTCCAGGTAAAGTGTATCGGAGGGATAATGACGATGCTACCCACTCCCACCAATTTATGCAGATCGAAGGGCTTGTTGTTGATGAAAACATCAGAATGAGCGATTTAAAAGGAACGCTTGAAGTATTCGCGAAAAAGATGTTTGGCGAAGACCGCGAAATTCGTTTGCGTCCGAGTTTCTTTCCTTTTACTGAACCTTCTGTAGAAATGGATATCTCTTGTAAAATATGCAGCGGCAAAGGCTGCAGCGTTTGTAAAGGAACAGGCTGGATTGAAATTCTAGGAGCAGGAATGGTTCATCCGAATGTTCTTGAAATGGCTGGGTTTGATTCGAAAAAATATACCGGATTTGCATTTGGAATGGGACCTGAACGAATTGCGATGCTTAAATACGGCATTGATGATATTCGCCATTTTTACACGAATGATATTCGTTTCTTAAAGCAATTTTCAGTTATTGAATAA
- a CDS encoding TrmH family RNA methyltransferase, which yields MKHIHSVQNPQVKQWKKLLTKKERDKTGTFLVEGHHLVEEALKAGSVVNLIMNEKAELLSRLNYGSIPVTMVTDEIFNTLTETETPQGVLAVCRQVKIDQDQVKGKRFLLIDAVQDPGNLGTMIRTADAAGVDAVIVGNGSVDIYNSKVLRSAQGSHFHLPVVRGDLFEWIERLHQEKIPVYGTALDNARVYTEVKPAGSFGLLVGNEGSGVNKELLTKTDENLFIPIHGKSESLNVAVATGILLYYLRG from the coding sequence TTGAAACACATTCACTCAGTTCAAAATCCGCAAGTGAAGCAATGGAAAAAGCTTTTAACAAAAAAAGAGCGGGACAAGACAGGAACATTTCTTGTCGAAGGCCACCATCTCGTTGAAGAGGCCTTAAAAGCCGGAAGCGTAGTAAATTTAATAATGAACGAAAAGGCGGAATTACTGTCACGCTTGAATTACGGTTCGATTCCAGTCACCATGGTGACAGATGAAATTTTCAACACCTTGACGGAAACAGAAACTCCTCAAGGTGTCTTAGCCGTGTGCCGCCAAGTAAAAATTGATCAAGATCAAGTTAAAGGGAAAAGGTTTCTGCTAATAGATGCTGTCCAGGATCCTGGAAATTTAGGGACAATGATCAGAACAGCGGATGCTGCAGGAGTAGACGCAGTCATTGTCGGTAACGGCAGTGTTGATATTTATAATTCTAAAGTTCTTCGTTCCGCGCAGGGGAGCCATTTTCACCTTCCTGTTGTAAGAGGGGATTTGTTTGAGTGGATAGAAAGGCTTCATCAAGAGAAGATCCCTGTCTATGGAACAGCCCTCGACAATGCTAGAGTCTACACGGAAGTCAAACCGGCAGGATCGTTTGGGTTACTTGTCGGGAACGAAGGAAGCGGTGTAAATAAAGAATTATTAACAAAAACTGACGAAAATCTTTTTATCCCGATCCACGGAAAAAGCGAATCGCTAAACGTTGCTGTTGCAACGGGAATATTGCTGTATTATTTGCGGGGATAA
- the sspI gene encoding small acid-soluble spore protein SspI yields MNLNLRKAIIQNVSGNSQDELRETIVDAINTGEEKMLPGLGVLFEVIWKNSSEQDRQEMLQTLESGLK; encoded by the coding sequence ATGAATTTAAATTTGCGGAAAGCCATTATCCAAAATGTTTCCGGCAACTCACAAGACGAATTAAGAGAAACGATTGTTGACGCCATCAACACCGGAGAAGAAAAAATGCTGCCGGGTCTCGGCGTACTTTTTGAAGTAATCTGGAAAAATTCCTCTGAACAAGATCGCCAGGAGATGCTGCAAACGTTGGAAAGCGGTTTGAAATAA
- a CDS encoding M42 family metallopeptidase produces the protein MAKFDETLTMLKDLTDAKGIPGNEREVREVMKKYIAPYADEVTTDGLGSLIAKKVGKDRGPKIMVAGHLDEVGFMITHIDDKGFLRFQTVGGWWSQVMLAQRVTIVTRKGDITGVIGSKPPHILPPEARKKPVEIKDMFIDIGASSRDEAMEWGVRPGDMAVPYFEFTVMNNEKMLLAKAWDNRIGCAIAIDVLKQLKDVDHPNVVYGVGTVQEEVGLRGARTSAQKIEPDIAFGVDVGIAGDTPGISEKESLSKLGKGPQIILYDASIVSHKGLRDFVTDTADELNIPYQFDSMAGGGTDSGAIHLTHRGVPSLSITIPTRYIHSHAAILHRDDYENAVKLIVEVIKRLDKETVEKITFE, from the coding sequence ATGGCCAAATTTGATGAAACGTTAACAATGCTGAAAGATTTAACCGATGCGAAAGGCATTCCCGGCAACGAGCGCGAAGTACGCGAAGTTATGAAAAAATACATAGCTCCTTATGCAGATGAAGTAACAACCGATGGGCTGGGAAGTTTAATAGCGAAGAAGGTTGGAAAAGACAGAGGACCTAAAATTATGGTTGCCGGCCATTTAGATGAAGTCGGTTTCATGATCACCCACATTGATGACAAAGGATTTTTGCGCTTTCAAACTGTCGGAGGCTGGTGGTCTCAAGTAATGCTTGCCCAACGGGTGACAATCGTGACCCGTAAAGGAGACATCACCGGTGTAATCGGTTCAAAGCCTCCCCATATTCTTCCTCCGGAAGCGAGAAAAAAACCGGTAGAAATAAAAGACATGTTTATTGATATTGGAGCTTCAAGCCGTGATGAAGCAATGGAATGGGGCGTACGCCCAGGGGACATGGCCGTTCCATATTTTGAGTTCACTGTTATGAATAATGAGAAAATGCTTCTTGCTAAAGCATGGGATAACCGCATCGGCTGTGCGATTGCGATCGATGTGCTGAAACAATTAAAAGACGTGGATCATCCAAACGTCGTTTATGGAGTTGGAACGGTTCAAGAAGAAGTCGGTTTACGCGGCGCCCGCACTTCTGCCCAAAAGATTGAGCCGGACATTGCTTTTGGAGTAGACGTTGGGATTGCCGGAGACACTCCGGGCATTTCTGAAAAAGAATCATTAAGCAAATTGGGGAAAGGCCCGCAGATAATTCTTTATGATGCTAGCATCGTCTCTCATAAAGGTCTTCGCGACTTTGTAACCGATACTGCTGATGAACTCAACATTCCTTATCAATTTGACTCAATGGCCGGCGGTGGTACCGATTCCGGTGCTATTCATCTCACTCATAGAGGTGTGCCGTCATTATCGATTACAATTCCGACCCGTTACATCCATTCACATGCTGCAATCCTTCATCGCGATGATTATGAGAATGCAGTCAAATTGATCGTTGAAGTGATCAAACGTCTTGATAAAGAGACGGTTGAGAAAATTACATTTGAATAA
- a CDS encoding dUTP diphosphatase has product MDFHKLFEMQKALDRHIESKHQLLDENLFDRKVLALLVELGELANETRCFKFWSVKPSSPHKIVLEEFVDGIHFILSLGIDCGFEQEIELPQSKTTTSLNEQFLRVYQLIVNFKQFRTIHHYQLMFRGYLELANLLGFTPAQIEQAYIEKNEVNYERQRQGY; this is encoded by the coding sequence ATGGATTTCCATAAACTATTTGAAATGCAAAAAGCTTTAGATCGGCATATTGAAAGTAAGCATCAATTATTGGATGAGAATTTATTTGACCGGAAAGTGCTTGCTCTTCTTGTTGAATTGGGAGAATTGGCAAACGAGACACGCTGTTTTAAGTTTTGGAGTGTAAAACCGTCGTCTCCTCACAAAATCGTTTTAGAAGAGTTTGTAGACGGGATCCATTTTATCCTATCTCTCGGGATCGATTGCGGTTTTGAACAAGAAATTGAATTGCCGCAATCAAAGACAACAACCTCTCTAAATGAACAGTTTTTACGAGTTTATCAATTAATTGTTAATTTTAAACAATTTCGTACCATTCATCATTATCAATTAATGTTTCGAGGTTATTTAGAACTTGCAAATCTTCTTGGTTTTACACCGGCGCAAATTGAACAAGCATATATTGAAAAAAATGAAGTAAATTATGAAAGACAGCGACAAGGATATTAG
- a CDS encoding sigma-w pathway protein ysdB, which translates to MMWMLRFLLFVLIIFAVYSMIKYLLNPKRKLELAHEQKRFYFFDDQNNVHKNFLLTYKGVLFEGEKYLGTTENAFEVVSIFIWPRSTAALKGLVRDDFLFIEKKIREHYSSAKIDWKSPVKELLEKSHLPENPK; encoded by the coding sequence ATGATGTGGATGCTGCGCTTCCTATTATTTGTACTTATCATTTTTGCCGTTTATAGCATGATTAAATATTTATTAAACCCGAAGCGAAAGCTGGAACTTGCCCATGAGCAAAAACGTTTTTATTTTTTTGATGACCAGAATAATGTTCATAAAAATTTTTTGCTTACCTATAAAGGTGTATTATTTGAAGGAGAAAAATACTTGGGAACAACAGAAAATGCCTTTGAGGTTGTGTCCATCTTTATATGGCCGCGGAGCACTGCTGCACTAAAAGGTTTGGTTAGAGATGACTTTCTCTTCATTGAAAAAAAGATACGTGAGCACTATTCTAGTGCAAAAATTGATTGGAAAAGTCCTGTAAAAGAACTTTTGGAAAAAAGCCATCTTCCTGAAAATCCTAAATAA
- a CDS encoding TVP38/TMEM64 family protein — protein MDDKCSILFIMIEAGGVFAPVAFILFHLLRQFLFIPVAVVCIAGGALFGTIWGTIFSLVGLMFTSLFFYFFINKMPKTHQKLSTIKKRWFGEYRNLTVGQIAVLRLIPFVHYHLLSFCLVERSKSFKEYMRSSWFTNFPPAFFYTVFGEFVSRFTPSMMIVILFALSVLVYILRERVTDIKWGEFFKATA, from the coding sequence ATGGACGATAAATGCTCCATCCTTTTTATTATGATTGAAGCCGGGGGAGTTTTCGCACCTGTAGCATTTATCCTTTTTCATTTATTAAGGCAGTTTTTATTCATACCGGTAGCTGTTGTTTGTATAGCTGGAGGCGCACTGTTTGGAACGATCTGGGGAACGATTTTCTCGCTTGTCGGATTAATGTTTACAAGTTTATTTTTTTACTTCTTTATTAACAAAATGCCGAAAACCCATCAAAAGCTATCAACTATTAAAAAGCGCTGGTTTGGAGAATATCGCAATCTGACCGTAGGACAAATCGCTGTATTACGGTTGATCCCATTTGTTCATTATCATTTATTAAGCTTTTGTTTGGTTGAAAGATCGAAATCGTTCAAAGAGTATATGAGAAGTTCATGGTTCACAAACTTTCCTCCTGCGTTTTTTTACACAGTATTTGGGGAATTTGTCAGCCGCTTTACCCCTTCGATGATGATTGTGATTCTCTTTGCCCTTTCCGTTCTTGTATATATTTTACGTGAAAGGGTGACGGATATTAAATGGGGGGAATTTTTTAAAGCTACGGCATAA